Proteins from one Orenia marismortui DSM 5156 genomic window:
- a CDS encoding GIY-YIG nuclease family protein, producing MRRSYAYMMTNKNNTVLYIGVTNNIKRRVYEHKEKLVDGFTKKYNCSKLVWAEEFKTMEEAIQAEKRMKKWKREYKENLIKELNPDWNDLYDYF from the coding sequence ATGAGAAGGTCATATGCATATATGATGACAAATAAAAACAATACTGTGTTATATATAGGCGTCACTAATAATATTAAAAGACGAGTATATGAACACAAAGAGAAATTAGTAGATGGTTTTACAAAAAAGTATAACTGTAGCAAATTAGTATGGGCAGAAGAATTTAAAACTATGGAAGAAGCTATTCAAGCAGAGAAGAGAATGAAAAAGTGGAAAAGAGAGTATAAAGAGAATTTAATAAAAGAACTTAATCCTGATTGGAATGATCTGTATGATTATTTTTAG
- the glgX gene encoding glycogen debranching protein GlgX produces MLRVDTYPTHEYEGIKIRRGKALPFGATIVPGGVNFSIFSKHATSCELVLFKKHEQEPYAIIPFPDEFRIGNVFTMMVFDINHEDIEYGYRMDGPYKPKEGHRFNKNKILLDPYAKAIAGREEWGEEPDWDKEVQYRSRIVLDDFDWQGDKSLERDMKDLIIYEAHVRGFTRHSSSNVKYPGSFAAIREKIPYLKELGVNCIELLPVFEFDEFEHSKISEETGERLMNYWGYSAVGFFAPKAGYAATGKYGMQVDEFKNLIKELHENGIEVILDVVFNHTAEGNEKGPYISYRGIDNKTYYLLTPDGSYYNFSGCGNTLNCNNPIVRNMILDCLRYWVSEYHIDGFRFDLASILSRDQKGAPMVNPPLLETLAYDPILGKSKLIAEAWDAGGLYQVGSFPDWGRWAEWNGQYRDDVRRFLKGNGQMAGRIIQRIQGSPDLYNDRGPIASVNFITCHDGFTLMDLVSYNRKHNKANGENNRDGSDENYSWNFGHEGKTDNPEIKRNRIKQIKNAVTILLLSRGVPMLLSGDEFGNTQFGNNNAYCQDNEISWLNWELLEENKEIFEYFKQMISFRKRHPVLKTEHFRTAYNASGYPEISWHSQQAWNFDFSADTLTLAVMFAGAAEEYNTKDDQFIYAAINMHWELHGFELPELPEDKNWYVFANTGMNSPEDIWEEGQEKKLNKQSEVLVASRSIIVLIAK; encoded by the coding sequence ATGTTACGTGTAGATACATATCCGACTCATGAGTATGAAGGTATAAAAATTCGCCGTGGTAAAGCTTTACCTTTTGGTGCAACAATAGTTCCTGGAGGGGTTAACTTTTCCATATTTTCAAAGCATGCAACCTCATGTGAACTTGTTCTTTTTAAAAAGCATGAGCAAGAGCCTTATGCTATTATTCCTTTTCCAGATGAGTTTAGAATAGGAAATGTCTTTACCATGATGGTCTTTGATATTAACCATGAAGATATAGAATATGGTTACAGAATGGATGGACCATATAAACCTAAAGAAGGGCATCGTTTTAATAAGAATAAAATATTACTAGATCCTTATGCTAAAGCAATAGCAGGTAGAGAAGAATGGGGAGAGGAACCAGATTGGGATAAAGAAGTTCAATATCGATCTAGAATAGTATTAGATGATTTTGACTGGCAAGGTGATAAATCTTTGGAACGAGATATGAAGGACTTAATTATATATGAGGCTCATGTGAGAGGTTTTACTAGACACTCTTCTTCTAATGTTAAATACCCAGGAAGTTTTGCAGCTATTAGAGAAAAGATACCTTATTTAAAAGAGCTAGGGGTAAATTGTATAGAACTTTTACCTGTTTTTGAATTTGATGAGTTTGAACATTCAAAAATTTCTGAAGAGACTGGGGAAAGGTTGATGAATTATTGGGGGTATAGTGCAGTAGGTTTTTTCGCTCCCAAAGCAGGTTATGCAGCAACAGGCAAATATGGAATGCAGGTTGATGAGTTCAAAAATTTAATAAAAGAGCTTCATGAGAATGGGATTGAAGTTATTTTAGATGTAGTATTTAATCATACTGCTGAAGGAAATGAAAAAGGTCCCTATATATCTTATAGGGGAATAGATAATAAAACCTACTATTTATTAACCCCAGATGGATCTTACTATAACTTTAGTGGTTGTGGTAATACCCTTAATTGCAATAATCCTATTGTTAGAAATATGATATTGGATTGTCTAAGGTATTGGGTTTCTGAATATCATATAGATGGATTTAGATTTGATTTAGCATCAATTTTATCAAGAGATCAAAAAGGGGCTCCAATGGTGAATCCTCCTTTGTTAGAGACCTTAGCCTATGATCCTATTTTAGGGAAATCTAAGTTAATTGCCGAGGCATGGGATGCAGGTGGCTTATATCAGGTAGGTTCTTTTCCAGATTGGGGTAGATGGGCAGAGTGGAATGGACAGTATAGAGATGATGTAAGAAGATTTTTAAAAGGAAATGGTCAGATGGCGGGTAGAATAATTCAAAGAATTCAGGGTTCACCTGATCTTTATAATGATAGAGGTCCTATAGCATCAGTTAACTTTATTACTTGTCATGATGGTTTTACATTAATGGATCTTGTTTCTTATAATAGAAAACATAATAAGGCTAATGGAGAAAATAATAGAGATGGTTCTGATGAAAATTACAGTTGGAATTTTGGTCATGAAGGAAAAACTGATAATCCAGAGATAAAAAGAAATAGGATCAAGCAGATTAAGAATGCAGTAACAATTTTATTACTAAGTCGAGGAGTACCAATGTTATTATCTGGAGATGAGTTTGGAAATACCCAATTTGGGAATAATAACGCTTATTGTCAGGATAATGAAATATCATGGTTGAATTGGGAGCTTTTAGAGGAGAATAAAGAAATATTTGAATATTTTAAACAAATGATATCCTTTAGAAAGAGGCACCCAGTTTTAAAGACAGAACACTTTAGAACTGCTTATAATGCTTCAGGATATCCTGAAATTTCGTGGCATAGTCAACAGGCTTGGAACTTTGATTTTAGTGCAGATACTCTTACTTTAGCAGTAATGTTTGCCGGAGCAGCTGAAGAGTACAATACTAAAGATGATCAATTTATTTATGCGGCAATAAATATGCATTGGGAATTGCATGGTTTTGAATTACCAGAACTTCCTGAAGATAAAAACTGGTATGTATTTGCTAATACTGGTATGAATTCTCCAGAGGATATTTGGGAAGAAGGTCAAGAGAAGAAGCTTAATAAGCAATCTGAAGTATTAGTTGCTTCAAGGTCAATAATAGTATTGATAGCTAAGTAA
- a CDS encoding InlB B-repeat-containing protein: MRKKRKLFLLLVIMLMLSSACSDGNSVKEFSLEIKLEGEGIVTPTEGIHTYKKGTEVTLTAEGKNGWQFEQWKGSLNATNSPNTIVIDSDMTIIAKFSKKDYLLKKYRFDQSEDKVVDLGVLNNNEEVIVAITPLNLNPESNKIYSSKLDINYTNEIKQNLISTTKIQQVASGFSDQALMDTKMRNLEDQFLQERLENKNRKSYIQDINSSYQLGESREFYDGIYESLTANLEKVSDRALIYVEEGYNMSQSELDTIAEEFDNQIYDTDMSYFGRNNGSIYDWDNNGKLIILITDMSDYFTKTAKLNSKTLMGYFFSRDFYSREDKNTSNEADMIYINYQVLEKIKNGEYRMDDLLGTIAHEFQHLIYFVEKYEAGRVGSLTLPEDQWINEGFARLAEYLGGYSSIANDTQINEDYFSYPKNESLLYWGGKLSDYGIAKIFTFYLYQRLGANILKEINSSSQDAMTVISEELGEDGDFVDLLLDWMITNQIYDYTGLDSKYTYPTDLGAKPSIEEITASTSIQFVVNSNAVKYFRIKGAGKEVELNLELAEDTGIVIYK, from the coding sequence ATGAGAAAAAAAAGGAAGTTATTTTTACTACTAGTTATAATGTTGATGTTAAGCTCTGCTTGTTCTGATGGTAATAGTGTTAAGGAGTTCAGTTTAGAAATTAAGTTAGAGGGAGAAGGGATAGTAACTCCTACTGAAGGGATACATACATATAAGAAAGGTACAGAAGTTACTTTAACAGCCGAAGGTAAAAACGGTTGGCAATTTGAACAGTGGAAAGGAAGTCTAAATGCTACTAATAGTCCTAATACAATTGTAATTGATAGCGATATGACTATTATTGCCAAGTTTTCTAAAAAAGATTATCTGTTAAAAAAATATAGATTTGATCAGTCAGAGGATAAAGTGGTAGATTTAGGAGTACTTAATAATAATGAGGAAGTTATTGTGGCTATTACTCCATTAAACTTAAATCCTGAGAGTAATAAGATATATAGTTCTAAGCTAGATATAAACTATACTAATGAAATTAAGCAAAATTTAATTTCAACTACGAAGATACAACAAGTAGCTAGTGGTTTTTCAGATCAAGCTCTAATGGATACTAAGATGAGAAACTTAGAAGATCAATTTTTGCAAGAAAGGTTAGAGAATAAAAATAGAAAGTCTTACATACAGGATATTAACAGTTCATATCAGTTAGGTGAGAGTAGAGAGTTTTATGATGGGATTTATGAAAGTTTAACAGCTAATTTAGAGAAGGTCAGTGATCGAGCATTAATTTACGTAGAAGAAGGATATAATATGAGTCAATCTGAGTTAGACACTATAGCAGAAGAATTTGATAATCAGATTTACGATACTGATATGAGTTATTTCGGTAGAAATAATGGTAGTATCTATGATTGGGATAATAATGGCAAGTTAATTATTTTAATTACAGATATGAGTGATTATTTTACTAAGACAGCCAAGCTTAATTCTAAGACTCTAATGGGCTATTTTTTCTCTAGAGACTTTTATAGTAGAGAAGATAAAAACACTTCTAACGAAGCAGATATGATATATATTAATTATCAGGTTTTAGAAAAGATTAAAAATGGAGAGTATAGAATGGATGATTTACTAGGAACTATAGCTCATGAATTTCAACATCTAATTTATTTTGTAGAAAAATATGAAGCTGGACGAGTAGGTAGTCTAACCTTGCCAGAAGATCAGTGGATTAATGAAGGTTTTGCTAGGTTAGCTGAGTATTTAGGTGGGTATAGTAGTATTGCTAATGATACTCAGATAAACGAAGATTATTTCTCCTATCCAAAGAATGAGTCCTTGCTATATTGGGGAGGAAAATTAAGTGATTATGGGATTGCTAAGATATTTACTTTTTATCTATATCAACGTTTAGGTGCTAATATACTTAAAGAGATAAATTCTAGTTCTCAAGATGCAATGACAGTTATCTCTGAAGAGTTGGGGGAAGATGGAGATTTTGTTGATTTATTATTAGATTGGATGATTACAAATCAGATTTATGATTATACTGGGCTAGATAGTAAATATACTTACCCAACTGATTTAGGGGCAAAGCCTAGTATAGAAGAGATAACAGCTTCAACCTCTATTCAATTTGTTGTTAATTCTAATGCAGTTAAGTATTTTAGAATAAAAGGTGCTGGTAAAGAGGTTGAATTAAATTTAGAATTAGCAGAAGATACAGGGATTGTTATTTATAAATAA
- a CDS encoding STAS domain-containing protein, producing the protein MEIKVSNKDDIKVIKLIGDFDGLYADKAREEIMPIIKPDIKLVFDMSKCKYISSAGLRVLLIIAKKLKSVEGCGVITNLLEEVEDVMEITGFSHMLNIYDDLNEAINYVKKGE; encoded by the coding sequence ATGGAGATAAAGGTGAGTAATAAAGATGATATAAAGGTAATTAAACTAATAGGTGATTTTGATGGTTTATATGCTGATAAGGCTAGAGAAGAAATAATGCCTATTATTAAGCCGGATATAAAGCTAGTTTTTGACATGAGTAAGTGTAAGTATATTTCTAGTGCAGGATTAAGGGTTCTTTTAATAATTGCTAAGAAGCTTAAATCTGTAGAAGGATGTGGAGTTATTACTAATTTATTAGAGGAGGTCGAAGATGTGATGGAGATAACTGGCTTCAGTCATATGCTTAACATTTATGATGATCTTAATGAAGCAATAAATTATGTTAAAAAAGGAGAATAA
- a CDS encoding PAS domain-containing sensor histidine kinase produces the protein MNRLYTRNQKNNRNNFLRDSDNRFKLSDMILEASMDAFLVVDLEGEILEVNEVCVNLLDYSPSEIIDMNIKDLNICRSQEEIKEYLNQIRAKGIDRFETQCSLKNGEVKELEISAIFIDNFEVPIVNIFIRDITQRKHRQYQLEKAYQENKEFLDELRKQNNRINTILQTSMDAFWVMNTDGDILETNEAFLNLFGYSLLEIMNMNINQLDVSKSKDQLKEKLKEIQRKGRDRFESKYQLKNGEIRDLEISVTYVDCLDQSICLEEAIFEVFARDVTERKQKEEELRRTQKQLIRSEKMAALGRLVAGVAHEINTPIGIGVTAISHLVEKTEEIIKLYNENKMKRRDLENFFKSTMETAKITLRNLNNASELTNNFKQFAADQTDNQRRKFKMKYLLNEIMISLKPKFKNTKHDVVIYCDEDIEITSYPGAISQIITNLTLNSLIHGFEEQKKGKIKIEVVEEEDLIKIIYSDNGKGISEENMDKIFEPFFTTKRGRGGTGLGLNIIYNLINNFLGGEIECNSKLASYTEFIIKLPKKSKISNN, from the coding sequence ATGAATAGATTGTATACTAGAAATCAAAAAAATAATAGAAATAATTTTTTAAGAGATTCGGATAATAGATTTAAGTTATCGGATATGATTTTAGAAGCTTCTATGGATGCTTTTTTGGTAGTAGATTTAGAAGGAGAGATTTTAGAGGTTAATGAAGTTTGTGTAAATCTTTTAGATTATTCTCCATCTGAGATAATAGATATGAATATTAAAGATCTTAATATTTGTAGGAGTCAAGAAGAAATTAAAGAGTATTTGAATCAAATTAGAGCGAAAGGAATAGATAGATTTGAAACACAATGCTCTCTTAAAAATGGGGAAGTTAAAGAATTAGAGATAAGTGCTATTTTTATTGATAACTTTGAAGTTCCAATAGTTAATATTTTTATTAGGGATATCACCCAGAGAAAACATAGACAATATCAATTAGAAAAGGCATATCAGGAGAATAAAGAATTTTTGGATGAATTACGTAAGCAAAATAATAGAATTAATACTATTTTACAGACTTCAATGGATGCTTTTTGGGTAATGAATACTGATGGAGATATATTAGAAACTAATGAAGCATTTTTAAATTTATTTGGGTATTCATTATTAGAAATAATGAATATGAATATTAATCAATTAGATGTTAGTAAAAGTAAAGATCAACTTAAAGAGAAATTAAAGGAAATTCAGAGAAAAGGAAGAGATCGATTTGAAAGTAAATATCAACTTAAAAATGGAGAGATTAGAGATTTAGAGATCAGTGTTACTTATGTAGATTGTTTAGATCAATCTATATGTTTGGAAGAAGCTATCTTTGAAGTCTTTGCAAGAGATGTTACTGAGAGAAAGCAGAAAGAGGAAGAATTAAGGAGAACTCAAAAACAACTTATAAGATCAGAAAAGATGGCTGCTTTAGGGAGACTTGTAGCAGGAGTAGCCCATGAAATAAACACACCAATTGGTATTGGAGTAACTGCTATTTCTCACCTTGTTGAAAAGACTGAAGAGATCATAAAACTTTATAATGAAAATAAGATGAAACGTAGGGATTTAGAAAATTTCTTTAAGTCTACTATGGAGACTGCTAAAATAACTTTAAGAAATTTAAATAATGCTTCTGAACTAACAAATAATTTCAAGCAATTTGCAGCAGATCAAACAGATAATCAGAGAAGAAAGTTCAAAATGAAATATTTATTAAATGAGATAATGATTAGTTTAAAGCCTAAATTCAAGAATACTAAGCATGATGTTGTGATTTATTGTGATGAAGATATTGAAATAACCAGTTATCCAGGGGCTATTTCGCAGATTATTACTAATTTAACCTTAAACTCGTTAATCCATGGTTTTGAAGAGCAGAAAAAAGGCAAGATTAAAATTGAAGTAGTCGAAGAGGAAGATTTAATTAAGATTATATATAGTGATAATGGAAAAGGAATTTCAGAAGAGAATATGGATAAAATATTTGAACCTTTCTTTACAACTAAGCGTGGGAGGGGTGGAACAGGACTAGGCTTAAATATAATATATAATTTAATAAATAATTTTTTAGGTGGAGAAATAGAATGCAATAGTAAATTAGCTAGTTATACTGAATTCATAATTAAATTACCTAAAAAATCAAAAATTAGTAACAATTAA